Proteins encoded by one window of Roseibium sp. Sym1:
- the cysD gene encoding sulfate adenylyltransferase subunit CysD: MNMQSQGITPERLSNLKRLEAESIHIIREVAAEFSNPVMLYSIGKDSGVMLHLAMKAFYPSKPPFPLLHVDTTWKFRDMITFRDETAARLGMDLIVHTNPEGLQKNIGPFSHGSSVHTHVMKTEALKQALDKYGFDAAFGGARRDEEKSRAKERVFSFRNASHGWDPKNQRPELWSLYNARVAKGESIRAFPLSNWTELDIWQYILTENIPMVPLYFAARRPVVNRDGMLIMVDDDRMKLKAGEVVEEKMVRFRTLGCYPLTGAIESDADTLPAIVREMLIARTSERQGRLIDKDESASMEKKKREGYF, translated from the coding sequence ATGAACATGCAATCTCAGGGGATCACGCCCGAGCGCCTCAGCAACCTGAAGCGTCTGGAGGCGGAAAGCATCCACATCATTCGTGAAGTGGCCGCAGAATTCTCCAATCCGGTGATGCTCTATTCCATCGGCAAGGACAGCGGCGTCATGCTGCACCTGGCGATGAAGGCGTTCTATCCGTCGAAACCGCCATTCCCGCTGCTGCATGTGGACACGACCTGGAAATTCCGGGACATGATCACCTTTCGGGACGAGACCGCCGCGCGTCTCGGCATGGACCTGATCGTCCATACCAACCCGGAAGGGCTCCAGAAGAATATCGGCCCGTTCTCTCACGGTTCCTCGGTTCACACGCATGTCATGAAGACGGAGGCGCTGAAACAGGCGCTCGACAAATACGGTTTCGACGCCGCCTTCGGCGGTGCCCGCCGGGACGAGGAAAAGTCCCGCGCCAAGGAACGTGTGTTCTCGTTCCGCAATGCCAGCCACGGCTGGGACCCGAAGAACCAGCGGCCGGAGCTGTGGAGCCTCTACAACGCCCGGGTGGCCAAGGGCGAAAGCATCCGCGCCTTTCCATTGTCCAACTGGACCGAACTCGATATCTGGCAGTACATCCTGACGGAAAACATTCCGATGGTGCCGCTCTATTTTGCCGCCAGGCGCCCGGTCGTGAACCGGGACGGCATGCTGATCATGGTCGACGACGACCGCATGAAGCTCAAGGCGGGCGAAGTGGTCGAAGAGAAGATGGTCCGTTTCCGGACCCTCGGCTGTTACCCGCTGACCGGTGCCATTGAATCGGATGCCGACACATTACCCGCCATTGTCCGTGAAATGCTGATTGCCCGCACTTCGGAGCGTCAGGGGCGCCTGATCGACAAGGACGAAAGCGCCTCCATGGAAAAGAAGAAGCGCGAAGGATATTTCTAA
- a CDS encoding NAD-dependent epimerase/dehydratase family protein, translating to MKTVLVTGSAGFIGYYLCTRLLQDGFRVIGLDAMTDYYDVRLKERRQQMLLQHEHFKAVNDRVEAPELLMSLFRSETPDFVIHLAAQAGVRYSIENPRSYLESNIVGTFELLEAARAFPPEHMLLASTSSAYGANTQMPYTETDKADHQMSFYAATKKATESMAHSYAHLFGLPVTMFRFFTVYGPWGRPDMALFKFTKAILEGRPIDVYNYGDMKRDFTYVEDLVNGIRLLMDAVPVRPEEAVPEGDSLSPVAPWRVVNIGNSTSVQLTEFIEAIEAATGRKAERNLMPMQAGDVPATWANADLLQRLTGYRPGTTVQEGVAKFVAWYREYYQV from the coding sequence ATGAAAACCGTTCTGGTGACCGGCTCCGCGGGATTTATCGGCTACTACTTGTGCACACGATTGCTGCAGGACGGGTTTCGGGTCATCGGCCTTGACGCCATGACCGACTATTACGATGTCCGGCTCAAGGAGCGGCGCCAGCAGATGCTCCTGCAGCACGAGCATTTCAAGGCGGTGAACGACCGGGTTGAAGCACCGGAACTGCTGATGTCCCTGTTCCGCTCGGAGACACCGGACTTCGTCATTCACCTGGCCGCCCAGGCGGGCGTACGCTACTCGATCGAGAACCCGCGCTCCTACCTGGAAAGCAACATTGTGGGGACCTTCGAGCTGCTGGAAGCCGCCAGGGCCTTTCCGCCCGAGCACATGCTGCTGGCCTCGACCTCCTCGGCCTACGGCGCCAACACGCAGATGCCGTATACGGAGACGGACAAGGCCGATCACCAGATGTCGTTCTACGCAGCCACCAAGAAAGCGACGGAATCGATGGCGCATTCCTATGCCCATCTTTTCGGCCTGCCGGTGACCATGTTCCGCTTCTTCACCGTCTACGGTCCCTGGGGGCGTCCGGACATGGCCCTTTTCAAGTTCACCAAGGCCATTCTCGAAGGCCGTCCGATCGACGTCTACAATTACGGCGACATGAAACGCGACTTCACGTACGTGGAGGACCTGGTCAACGGCATCCGCCTGCTGATGGACGCGGTCCCGGTGCGCCCGGAAGAGGCCGTGCCCGAGGGCGACAGCCTGTCCCCGGTGGCGCCCTGGCGCGTCGTCAATATCGGCAATTCCACCTCGGTTCAGCTCACCGAATTCATCGAGGCCATCGAGGCCGCCACCGGCAGGAAGGCCGAACGCAACCTGATGCCGATGCAGGCCGGTGACGTGCCGGCGACCTGGGCGAATGCCGATCTGCTGCAGCGCCTGACCGGATACCGGCCGGGAACCACGGTTCAGGAAGGCGTTGCCAAATTCGTGGCGTGGTACCGGGAGTATTACCAGGTCTGA
- a CDS encoding PilZ domain-containing protein — translation MSDAKPEPQHPVDESASEQFPRARRARVFKKGKMVFQHGLRSIPCIVRNISDGGALLEFEQAYMLPKEFDLHIDLEAYEVTCERRWEEGLRCGVQFISEKRPTSAQRAQVLKTSEEALKGEVDNRRDSPDNFFQRKHFDDPQVGSHEADARPRPATGGKPSFGKRR, via the coding sequence ATGTCGGACGCCAAGCCAGAACCGCAGCATCCTGTCGATGAAAGCGCAAGCGAACAGTTTCCGCGCGCACGGCGTGCTCGTGTCTTCAAGAAGGGCAAAATGGTCTTCCAGCACGGCCTGAGATCCATTCCCTGCATCGTGCGCAACATTTCCGATGGCGGTGCACTGCTTGAATTCGAGCAGGCCTACATGCTGCCGAAGGAATTCGACCTGCATATCGACCTGGAAGCCTATGAAGTCACCTGTGAACGGCGCTGGGAAGAAGGCCTGCGCTGCGGTGTCCAATTCATCTCCGAGAAGCGGCCAACCTCAGCGCAGCGCGCCCAGGTTCTCAAGACATCCGAGGAAGCGCTGAAGGGCGAGGTCGACAATCGCCGCGACAGCCCGGACAATTTTTTCCAGCGCAAGCATTTCGATGATCCGCAAGTCGGCTCGCACGAAGCGGACGCCAGACCCCGCCCCGCAACGGGCGGCAAGCCTTCGTTCGGAAAGCGGCGCTGA
- the cysQ gene encoding 3'(2'),5'-bisphosphate nucleotidase CysQ, translating to MVSVQIEALMTEDQVSFLSQLAISAGEEILKIYAEPFEVESKIDGSPVTKADAAAEKIILAGLAERFADIPVVAEESVEAGNLPDVRDRYFLVDPLDGTKEFLKKNGEFTVNIALIEAGKPVFGVVSAPALGEIYWGGHLEMDGTQRDAAFKGRIEAGRVTGIEPVSVRTPPAEGLSVLASRSHMSGETAAFIGRFKVAEQLSVGSSLKLCWVAAGAADLYPRLAPTMQWDIAAGDAVVRAAGGAVVLAETGDDFVYRVPDNATKDDLRNPHFLAVSSKALLQGLAPAA from the coding sequence ATGGTTTCCGTGCAAATTGAGGCGTTGATGACGGAAGACCAGGTATCCTTTTTGAGCCAGCTGGCGATCAGCGCCGGGGAAGAAATCCTGAAAATCTATGCTGAACCGTTTGAGGTCGAGAGCAAGATTGACGGGTCTCCGGTGACCAAAGCGGATGCGGCGGCTGAAAAGATTATCCTGGCCGGACTTGCCGAACGCTTCGCGGACATTCCCGTTGTCGCCGAGGAAAGCGTCGAGGCTGGCAACCTGCCGGATGTCCGCGATCGCTACTTTCTGGTCGATCCACTGGACGGCACCAAGGAGTTCTTGAAGAAAAACGGCGAGTTCACGGTCAATATCGCGCTGATCGAGGCGGGCAAGCCGGTTTTTGGGGTGGTGTCGGCACCGGCCCTCGGCGAAATCTATTGGGGCGGACATCTGGAAATGGACGGCACGCAGCGCGATGCGGCGTTCAAGGGCAGGATCGAGGCCGGACGTGTGACCGGCATTGAACCTGTCAGTGTCCGCACTCCGCCGGCGGAAGGCCTGAGCGTTCTGGCGAGCCGTTCGCACATGTCCGGTGAAACGGCAGCCTTTATCGGCCGTTTCAAGGTCGCGGAACAGCTCTCCGTCGGCTCGTCGCTGAAACTGTGCTGGGTGGCGGCCGGTGCGGCCGACCTCTACCCGCGCCTCGCGCCGACGATGCAGTGGGACATTGCCGCGGGAGATGCGGTCGTGCGGGCCGCAGGCGGCGCTGTGGTGCTTGCTGAAACGGGAGACGACTTTGTCTACCGGGTACCGGACAACGCGACAAAGGACGACCTGCGCAATCCGCATTTTCTTGCCGTCAGCAGCAAGGCGCTGCTTCAGGGGCTAGCTCCGGCGGCCTGA
- a CDS encoding NAD(P)/FAD-dependent oxidoreductase, with protein MAQAETRPFDVAVAGAGIFGLSVAHAAIKAGLSVIVFEKAHVGAGSSGGVLGALMPHMPARWNPKKEFQFQALSCLEDRIRQLEAETGLECGYARCGRILPLTTTDKLEHHLERAQESELRWHPERTGFSYTVEPKGSRSDWLDAAAAPHGLVYETLAARISPRRYLSALEAFVRGHGALVENAEVIGFDTVSGVVQLAGGRDPVGVRTLVVSGGFAAFELIETLTGERIGRGEKGQALLLEGHGLEDRPAIYCDGLYVVPHDDGTVAIGSTSDRDFQDTRSSPERSRELLERATAFCPQLAGREVLSDWAGIRPRCHKRDPLIGRLPGYEQVFAATGGFKISFGIAHLVADALIADLTGHAPVHPLPATFRPDHHFGSNRLDADN; from the coding sequence ATGGCGCAAGCCGAAACACGTCCCTTTGATGTTGCCGTTGCGGGCGCCGGAATATTCGGCCTGTCCGTTGCCCATGCCGCGATCAAGGCCGGTTTGAGCGTCATCGTTTTCGAAAAAGCTCATGTCGGTGCGGGTTCGAGCGGGGGTGTGCTCGGCGCCCTGATGCCGCACATGCCGGCGCGCTGGAACCCGAAGAAGGAATTCCAGTTCCAGGCGCTGTCCTGCCTGGAAGACCGGATCCGGCAGCTGGAGGCCGAAACCGGACTGGAGTGCGGCTATGCCCGTTGCGGCCGCATCCTACCCCTGACCACAACGGACAAGCTCGAGCATCACCTGGAGCGGGCGCAGGAGAGCGAGCTGCGCTGGCATCCCGAGCGGACCGGATTTTCCTACACGGTCGAGCCCAAGGGCAGCCGGTCCGACTGGCTTGACGCCGCCGCCGCTCCCCATGGACTTGTCTATGAAACCCTGGCGGCCCGGATTTCCCCGCGCCGGTACCTGTCCGCGCTCGAAGCCTTTGTCCGCGGACACGGCGCTCTCGTTGAGAACGCGGAGGTGATCGGGTTCGACACAGTATCGGGCGTCGTGCAGCTTGCCGGCGGCAGAGACCCGGTCGGGGTCCGGACGCTTGTGGTCTCCGGCGGATTTGCGGCCTTCGAGCTCATCGAGACCCTGACCGGCGAGCGGATCGGCCGCGGTGAAAAAGGACAGGCCCTGCTGCTGGAGGGCCACGGCCTGGAAGACAGGCCGGCGATCTACTGCGACGGCCTCTATGTCGTGCCCCATGACGATGGCACCGTTGCCATCGGCAGCACGTCGGACCGGGACTTTCAGGACACCCGCTCCTCACCGGAGCGCTCGAGAGAGCTTCTGGAACGGGCCACCGCCTTCTGCCCGCAACTCGCGGGCCGGGAGGTTCTGTCGGATTGGGCGGGCATCCGGCCGCGCTGCCACAAGCGCGATCCGTTGATCGGCCGATTGCCCGGCTACGAACAGGTGTTCGCCGCAACCGGCGGCTTCAAGATTTCCTTCGGCATAGCCCATCTGGTAGCCGACGCCCTGATCGCGGACCTGACCGGGCACGCCCCGGTCCATCCCCTGCCTGCAACCTTCCGGCCGGACCACCATTTCGGGTCAAACAGGCTCGACGCGGACAACTGA
- the mnmD gene encoding tRNA (5-methylaminomethyl-2-thiouridine)(34)-methyltransferase MnmD, producing MSTNAPDLEWLDGDVPRAEGFGDTYFSRAGGLAETRHVFLAGNRLPERFVDRRQFVIAEFGFGTGLNFLTTLDALQRIENPPELTFVSFELYPMTADQLVRALGAFPDLQDLAVELVGSWAPRPGWNRLEVAGATLRLGIGDARELIGDLAASAGGRSANGPSIAPVDAWFLDGFSPARNPELWDADLLTAAASLTAADGTLATYTAAGWVRRNLQAAGFDIEKVPGFAGKREMVIGRKA from the coding sequence ATGTCCACCAATGCACCGGATCTGGAATGGCTTGACGGCGATGTGCCGCGGGCGGAAGGGTTCGGAGACACCTATTTTTCGAGGGCGGGCGGACTTGCCGAAACCCGACACGTGTTTCTGGCCGGCAATCGCCTGCCGGAGCGTTTTGTGGACCGGCGGCAGTTTGTCATTGCCGAATTCGGCTTCGGCACCGGGCTCAATTTCCTGACAACGCTGGACGCCCTGCAGCGGATTGAAAATCCGCCGGAGCTGACATTTGTCTCCTTCGAGCTTTATCCGATGACAGCCGATCAGCTTGTGAGAGCGCTCGGAGCCTTTCCCGACCTTCAAGACCTGGCAGTGGAGCTTGTCGGGTCATGGGCACCGCGGCCGGGCTGGAACCGGCTCGAGGTGGCCGGCGCCACGTTGCGGCTCGGGATCGGCGACGCCAGAGAGTTGATCGGGGATCTCGCCGCGTCCGCCGGGGGCAGGAGCGCGAATGGACCGTCAATCGCACCGGTGGATGCCTGGTTTCTCGACGGGTTCAGTCCCGCCAGGAACCCGGAACTCTGGGACGCGGACCTTTTGACGGCGGCGGCAAGCCTGACGGCAGCCGACGGCACGCTCGCAACCTATACGGCGGCCGGCTGGGTACGGCGCAATCTTCAGGCCGCCGGTTTTGATATTGAAAAGGTCCCCGGGTTCGCCGGAAAGCGTGAAATGGTCATTGGCCGCAAGGCTTGA
- a CDS encoding LysR family transcriptional regulator yields MDVSQLPLNALRAFEASARLCSFTRAGLELRVSQTAISHQVKALEDLLDLTLFERLPRGVALTDEGQALLPVLTDAFQRMSAALSRFEDGNFRDVLTIGVVGTFATGWLLSRLDGFSGRHPHIDLRLKTNNNRADMMADGLDCFIRFGDGAWHGTNAVHLMDAPLAPACTPEIAQGLTAPEDLLHQPLLRSYRVDEWARWFQSVSLTPPRARGWMFDSSLTMAEAAAQGAGIALLPISMFEKDLLTGRLVQPFDRSVQTGSYWLTWLKSREENASMEKFRLWLLETLGEETGRAPA; encoded by the coding sequence TTGGACGTTTCCCAGTTGCCACTGAATGCGCTCAGGGCTTTTGAAGCCTCCGCCAGGCTGTGCAGCTTCACCCGTGCCGGCCTGGAGCTGCGCGTTTCGCAGACGGCGATCAGCCACCAGGTCAAGGCCCTTGAAGACCTGCTGGACCTCACCCTGTTCGAACGCCTGCCCCGGGGCGTTGCGCTGACCGATGAAGGCCAGGCGCTTCTGCCCGTCCTGACCGATGCGTTTCAGCGCATGAGTGCGGCGCTCAGCCGGTTCGAGGACGGCAATTTCCGTGATGTGCTGACGATCGGCGTTGTCGGCACCTTCGCAACCGGGTGGCTGCTGTCCCGGCTCGACGGCTTTTCCGGCCGGCATCCCCATATCGACCTGCGGCTGAAGACCAACAACAACCGGGCGGACATGATGGCCGACGGCCTCGACTGTTTCATCCGCTTCGGGGATGGCGCCTGGCACGGGACAAACGCCGTTCATCTGATGGACGCTCCACTCGCGCCGGCCTGTACACCTGAAATCGCACAGGGCCTGACGGCGCCTGAAGATCTTCTCCACCAGCCATTGCTGCGCTCCTACCGCGTGGATGAGTGGGCCAGGTGGTTCCAGAGCGTTTCGCTGACGCCGCCGCGGGCCCGTGGCTGGATGTTCGACAGTTCCCTGACCATGGCCGAAGCCGCTGCGCAAGGGGCCGGTATTGCGCTACTGCCGATATCGATGTTCGAGAAAGACCTGCTCACCGGCCGCCTTGTCCAGCCGTTCGACAGGTCCGTTCAGACCGGCAGCTACTGGCTGACATGGCTCAAGTCGCGCGAGGAAAACGCCTCCATGGAAAAATTCCGGCTCTGGCTCCTGGAGACACTGGGGGAAGAGACGGGACGGGCTCCGGCCTGA
- a CDS encoding YbaK/EbsC family protein: protein MSLESVRDHLADVAPDLEVIVTDDSSATVDLAAKAHGVAPGQIAKTLSFQLKDRIFLVVARGDARMDNKKAKAAFGGKVKMLGLEEVESLTGHPVGGVCPFGLAQPLPVYCDISLKDFDVVIPAAGATNAAVRIAPDRLAEITGAQWVDVCQPPQAGA from the coding sequence ATGAGCCTTGAAAGCGTCCGCGACCACCTAGCCGATGTTGCCCCCGATCTCGAGGTCATCGTGACGGATGACAGCAGCGCCACCGTGGACCTGGCGGCAAAGGCGCACGGGGTCGCTCCGGGGCAGATCGCCAAGACCCTGTCCTTCCAGCTCAAGGACAGGATCTTCCTCGTGGTTGCACGCGGCGACGCCCGGATGGACAACAAGAAGGCGAAAGCGGCATTTGGCGGCAAGGTGAAGATGCTCGGGCTGGAAGAGGTTGAAAGCCTGACCGGCCATCCCGTCGGCGGTGTCTGTCCGTTCGGACTGGCACAGCCGCTGCCGGTCTATTGCGACATCTCGCTGAAGGATTTCGATGTCGTCATTCCGGCCGCGGGTGCAACCAACGCCGCGGTCCGGATTGCGCCGGACCGCCTTGCCGAAATCACCGGCGCGCAATGGGTGGATGTCTGCCAGCCGCCGCAGGCAGGCGCCTGA
- the bla gene encoding class A beta-lactamase — protein sequence MIRSTLKFARTGAVLAAMTAMSATVMSAWAGDFSSTALERAVLDAETRLSARIGVAVIDTETGDTWQHRGDERFPTNSTFKAFLCAALLDAGAKGLVDPDRKVMIRDSDLVSYSPVTEKHVGGAPLSLRDLCEITVTISDNAAANLVMKEIGGPEALTAYLRAIGDDVTRSDRWEPELNSGIPGDERDTTSPDAAARTLKKLVLEETLPDAGRKQLTDWLVGNKVGNATLRAGLPDGWRIADKTGAGANNIAVIWPDGRKPVVIAIYITQTAASFEARNNAIAGIGRALAASLVP from the coding sequence ATGATCCGATCGACCCTTAAATTTGCCCGCACGGGCGCTGTTCTTGCTGCGATGACGGCCATGTCGGCAACCGTGATGTCCGCGTGGGCGGGGGACTTTTCAAGCACTGCCCTGGAACGTGCTGTCCTGGATGCCGAAACGCGGCTGTCCGCCCGTATCGGCGTTGCCGTGATCGACACGGAAACCGGCGACACGTGGCAGCACAGGGGAGACGAGCGCTTTCCGACCAACAGCACCTTCAAGGCCTTCCTGTGTGCAGCGCTGCTGGACGCGGGTGCAAAAGGTCTGGTGGATCCGGACCGTAAGGTGATGATCCGGGACAGCGATCTGGTGTCTTATTCGCCCGTGACGGAAAAACATGTTGGCGGCGCCCCGCTCAGCCTGCGCGATCTGTGCGAAATCACCGTCACCATCAGCGACAATGCCGCTGCCAATCTGGTGATGAAGGAAATCGGCGGGCCCGAAGCCCTGACCGCCTATCTGCGTGCCATCGGCGACGACGTGACCCGCTCGGACCGTTGGGAACCGGAATTGAACAGCGGTATTCCCGGCGACGAGCGGGACACGACCAGCCCGGATGCGGCCGCCCGGACCCTGAAGAAACTGGTCCTGGAAGAAACCCTTCCGGACGCCGGGCGCAAGCAGCTCACGGACTGGCTTGTCGGCAACAAGGTCGGCAATGCCACCTTGCGCGCGGGCCTGCCGGACGGCTGGCGCATCGCCGACAAGACCGGAGCCGGCGCCAACAACATCGCGGTGATCTGGCCCGATGGCCGCAAACCGGTGGTGATCGCCATCTACATCACCCAGACGGCGGCCTCCTTCGAGGCCCGTAACAATGCCATCGCGGGGATCGGCAGGGCGCTGGCGGCAAGTCTGGTGCCTTGA
- the cysN gene encoding sulfate adenylyltransferase subunit CysN: MTIENVQETAETAVTDYILAQESKDQLRFLTCGSVDDGKSTLIGRLLYDTKLIFEDQLAALERDSKKHGTVGEEIDLALLVDGLEAEREQGITIDVAYRFFATEKRKFIVADTPGHEQYTRNMATGASTADLAVLLVDARNGLMVQTRRHAFIASLLGIRHVVLAINKIDLVGYSQERFEEIRQEFATFANGFDFESLQAIPMSARYGDNVTGRSDKMDWYSGPTLLEHLETIEVGEHVLEAPFRFPVQWVNRPNLDFRGYSGTVASGSVTVGEELVVAGPAKTSRVKSIIGTDGETSAARAGEAVTITLEDEIDISRGDLLSSTAHRPEVADQFAAHVIWMSDEPLLPGRPYLLKIGTRTVTATVSEIKHKINVNTFEHVAGKTLELNEIAFCNFALSSSVPFDPYEANHTTGSFILIDRMSNATVGAGMIWFALRRASNIHWQALDVDKAARSEKLGQKPAVLWFTGLSGSGKSTIASIVEKKLHIDGRHTYTLDGDNVRHGLNKDLGFTDADRVENIRRVGEVAKLFADAGLITLVSFISPFRSERRLARDLLGEGEFIEVFVDTPIEECRKRDPKGLYAKADRGEIKNFTGIDSPYEAPENPEIHIRNVDRQPEEVAEEIVNYLREKGYLSSFGEHGEGI, encoded by the coding sequence ATGACGATCGAAAACGTCCAGGAAACCGCCGAAACGGCCGTCACCGACTATATCCTTGCCCAGGAAAGCAAGGACCAGTTGCGCTTTCTGACCTGCGGCTCGGTCGATGACGGCAAGTCAACGCTGATCGGCCGTCTGCTCTACGACACCAAGCTGATCTTCGAGGACCAGCTTGCGGCACTCGAACGCGATTCGAAAAAGCACGGCACGGTCGGCGAGGAAATCGACCTGGCCCTTCTGGTCGACGGCCTGGAAGCCGAGCGGGAGCAGGGCATCACCATCGACGTTGCCTACCGTTTCTTCGCCACGGAAAAACGCAAGTTCATTGTCGCCGATACGCCGGGCCACGAACAATATACGCGCAACATGGCGACAGGCGCCTCGACGGCAGATCTCGCGGTTCTGCTGGTTGATGCCCGCAACGGCCTGATGGTCCAGACCCGCCGGCATGCCTTCATCGCTTCCCTGCTTGGCATCAGGCACGTTGTGCTGGCGATCAACAAGATCGATCTTGTCGGTTATTCGCAGGAGCGGTTCGAGGAGATCCGGCAGGAATTCGCGACCTTTGCCAACGGTTTCGACTTCGAAAGCCTGCAGGCGATCCCGATGTCCGCACGTTACGGCGACAATGTCACCGGCCGCAGCGACAAGATGGACTGGTATTCCGGGCCGACCCTGCTGGAGCATCTGGAAACGATCGAGGTCGGCGAGCATGTGCTCGAGGCCCCGTTCCGCTTCCCGGTCCAGTGGGTCAACCGGCCGAACCTCGATTTCCGCGGCTATTCCGGCACCGTCGCCAGTGGCAGCGTGACCGTCGGCGAAGAGCTTGTTGTTGCCGGGCCCGCGAAGACCTCCAGGGTGAAGTCCATTATCGGTACCGACGGCGAGACCTCTGCGGCGCGCGCCGGGGAAGCCGTGACCATCACGCTGGAAGACGAGATCGACATCTCCCGCGGTGACCTCCTGTCGTCAACGGCGCATCGCCCTGAAGTCGCCGACCAGTTCGCGGCTCATGTTATCTGGATGTCCGACGAGCCGCTGCTGCCGGGCCGGCCCTATCTCCTGAAAATCGGCACGCGCACCGTCACCGCGACGGTTTCGGAGATCAAGCACAAGATCAACGTCAACACGTTCGAGCATGTCGCCGGCAAGACGCTGGAACTCAACGAGATTGCCTTCTGCAATTTCGCACTGTCCTCCTCGGTGCCATTCGATCCCTATGAAGCCAACCACACGACCGGGTCCTTTATCCTGATCGACCGGATGTCGAATGCCACCGTCGGGGCCGGCATGATCTGGTTCGCGCTGCGGCGCGCCAGCAACATCCACTGGCAGGCGCTCGATGTCGACAAGGCGGCGCGCTCGGAAAAACTCGGCCAGAAACCGGCGGTTCTGTGGTTTACCGGCCTGTCCGGTTCCGGCAAGTCGACGATCGCCTCGATCGTGGAAAAGAAACTCCATATCGACGGGCGGCACACCTACACGCTCGACGGCGACAATGTCCGCCACGGTCTCAACAAGGACCTCGGGTTCACCGATGCCGACCGGGTGGAAAACATCCGGCGTGTCGGCGAAGTCGCCAAGTTGTTCGCCGATGCCGGCCTGATCACGCTTGTGTCCTTCATCTCGCCGTTCCGTTCCGAGCGCCGGCTGGCGCGGGATCTCCTGGGCGAGGGCGAGTTCATCGAGGTCTTTGTCGACACGCCGATCGAGGAATGCCGCAAGCGTGACCCGAAAGGCCTCTATGCCAAGGCGGACCGGGGAGAAATCAAGAACTTCACCGGCATCGACAGCCCCTATGAAGCGCCGGAAAATCCGGAAATTCATATCAGGAATGTCGACCGTCAGCCGGAAGAGGTGGCCGAGGAGATCGTGAACTACCTGCGTGAGAAGGGTTACCTGAGCAGCTTCGGTGAACACGGCGAGGGGATCTGA
- the galE gene encoding UDP-glucose 4-epimerase GalE: protein MTVLITGGAGYIGSHAVLAFLDAGEPPVVVDNLSTGFDWLVPEGVPFYWQDIADRAAMETLLRRHGIETIVHFAGSIVLPESIENPLKYYRNNTVNSLGLMEAAVTCGVKHFVFSSTAAVYGLPDSVPVRESAPLRPQAPYGTSKLMTEQMLLDVAKAHELTVTALRYFNVAGADPHGRAGQATRDATNLIKVACEAATGQRPSLTVFGRDYDTPDGTAIRDYIHVTDLAVAHRLAVERMRSGGGNLIANCGYGRGFSVLEVIKAVKAASGSDFKVEMGPRRPGDCPEVVADSRLARAELNWQPELDDIDRIVGDAYRWEETLGRRNRL, encoded by the coding sequence ATGACCGTTCTGATCACCGGCGGCGCCGGCTATATCGGCAGCCACGCTGTCCTGGCCTTTCTCGATGCGGGTGAGCCACCGGTGGTGGTCGACAATCTGAGCACCGGTTTCGACTGGCTCGTGCCTGAAGGGGTGCCGTTTTACTGGCAGGACATCGCGGACCGCGCGGCAATGGAAACGCTTCTGCGACGGCACGGCATCGAGACGATCGTGCATTTTGCCGGTTCGATCGTCCTGCCGGAATCGATCGAGAATCCGCTCAAATACTATCGGAACAACACGGTCAATTCGCTCGGGCTGATGGAAGCCGCGGTCACGTGCGGGGTGAAGCACTTCGTGTTTTCCTCGACCGCCGCGGTTTACGGCTTGCCGGACAGCGTGCCGGTGCGCGAGAGCGCCCCGCTCCGGCCCCAGGCGCCCTACGGCACCTCCAAGCTGATGACGGAACAGATGCTCCTGGACGTGGCCAAGGCCCATGAGCTCACCGTCACGGCGCTGCGGTATTTCAACGTTGCCGGCGCCGATCCGCACGGCCGTGCCGGCCAGGCGACACGGGATGCAACCAATCTCATCAAGGTGGCCTGCGAGGCCGCGACCGGCCAGCGGCCGTCCTTGACGGTCTTCGGCCGGGACTACGACACGCCCGACGGCACGGCGATCCGAGACTATATCCATGTCACCGACCTTGCCGTGGCCCACCGGCTCGCGGTCGAACGCATGCGTTCGGGCGGCGGCAACCTGATTGCCAATTGCGGATATGGCCGCGGATTTTCTGTTCTGGAGGTGATCAAGGCCGTCAAGGCAGCCTCGGGATCGGACTTCAAGGTCGAGATGGGCCCGCGCAGGCCGGGCGACTGCCCGGAAGTCGTCGCCGACAGCCGTCTTGCCCGGGCTGAACTCAACTGGCAGCCCGAGCTGGACGATATCGACCGGATCGTGGGCGACGCCTACCGGTGGGAAGAAACCCTCGGCAGGCGCAACCGCTTGTAG